One genomic segment of Longimicrobiales bacterium includes these proteins:
- a CDS encoding deoxyribonuclease IV encodes MTESSKSSGTPDSHRASSRSDELGAHVSASGGVHLAPGRAADIDAVVLQLFTKQPSRWAEPKIDQQVADAFLEERETRGVQVAGAHDSYLINLSTPDRRLWSMSQGSFQSELERCAMLELDFLVTHPGNATDKDYLAGLERNARGVAESLEAVEGPTRVLLELTAGSGTSVGATFENLQAIIEGIPESLRHRVGVCFDTCHAYSAGYDLVNAYDQVWDDFDRIIGLDRLGLIHLNDSKHPFASKKDRHETIGQGTLGLEPFRRIVLDERLNSVPKVLETPKGDYGAEADIRNLTTLRELRAAG; translated from the coding sequence CTGAATCATCGAAGAGCAGCGGCACCCCTGATTCGCACCGGGCCTCCTCACGGAGTGATGAACTGGGGGCCCACGTGTCCGCGAGCGGTGGGGTACATCTCGCACCGGGGCGGGCCGCGGATATCGACGCGGTCGTGCTTCAATTGTTCACGAAGCAGCCGAGTCGCTGGGCGGAACCCAAGATCGATCAGCAGGTCGCTGACGCCTTTCTTGAGGAGCGTGAAACCCGTGGAGTCCAGGTGGCTGGTGCACACGATTCCTATCTGATCAACCTCTCGACACCAGATCGGCGGCTCTGGAGCATGTCCCAGGGGTCCTTCCAGTCAGAGTTGGAGCGGTGTGCGATGCTCGAGCTCGACTTTCTGGTGACGCACCCGGGAAACGCGACCGACAAGGACTATCTCGCCGGATTAGAGCGAAACGCACGAGGTGTGGCGGAATCGCTTGAAGCTGTGGAGGGTCCGACCAGGGTGCTCCTTGAACTGACAGCGGGGAGCGGCACGAGCGTCGGCGCGACGTTCGAAAACCTGCAGGCCATCATCGAAGGAATCCCCGAGTCGCTGCGACACCGCGTTGGCGTGTGCTTCGACACCTGTCACGCATACAGCGCAGGATACGACCTAGTGAATGCTTATGATCAGGTCTGGGACGACTTCGACCGGATTATCGGCCTCGATCGCCTGGGGCTCATCCACCTGAACGACTCGAAGCACCCGTTCGCGTCCAAAAAGGATCGACACGAGACGATCGGGCAGGGCACCCTGGGCCTTGAGCCATTCCGCAGGATCGTCCTCGACGAACGACTCAATAGCGTGCCCAAGGTCCTCGAGACGCCCAAGGGTGACTACGGCGCGGAGGCCGACATCCGAAACCTGACGACGCTCCGGGAACTTCGCGCGGCCGGCTAA